The nucleotide window ATACGCCGTTCCGTCACTTCCCAGCGCGCCGAGCTCCAGAACAAAGGCGACCGCGAGCCCCGCGAACGCCATCCATGGTGTGGCGGCGTGACGATTCCGGAACGCATCGAACACCACCACGACCAGGCCGGTCAGCATGACCAGCACCAGGGGCAGCGTCGCCAGTACATCGGCCCACAGATTCGAATATGCCTGCGTCAAATCCATAATGTTATACCCAGCTCAGCGATTCAATCCGATTCGCCAATTCGAGGTCCTTTTGGGTTACCGTATTCCCGGCATCGTGCGTCGTAAGCGACACGTCGACCCGGTTGTACACATTGGTCAATTCGGGGTGGTGATTCAGGGCCTCGGCCTCGAATGCCAGGCGGACCATGAATCCCATGGCTTCCTTGAACGATCCGAAGGAAAACGTCTTTTTGAGCGCATTGTCCGACCACTCCCAACCCGGGAGGGATTGGAGGGCGTCACGAATGGCGTTCTCGGTCAGTGTTGCGTTGCTCACAGGATGTATCCGCTGAAGAAGACGAGGTAGATGACAAGATAGATGGGCAGCAGGACCGGGATGGAATACCGGAGGATGTAGCCCATGAAGGACGGCGTTTCGACGCCGTTCGATTCGGCAATGGCCTTCACCATGAAGTTCGGGGCGTTGCCGATGTAGGACATGGCGCCAAAGAATACGGCAGCGACCGAAATGGCCTGCAGGAAGATGACCGAGTCGATGGCGTTGGCGAACTGGAGCACGGCAGCCGGATCATTCACGTCCAGCCCGAACTTGCCCATGGCCGCCGCCAGGAAGTTCAGATAGGTCGGTGCGTTGTCCAGGATGCCCGACAGGATACCCGTGGCCCAATAGAACAGCCCGACGGTCAGGGAATCGGCGTGGCCCGCGGCGTAGTTGCTTATGAGCTGCAGGGCCGGCTGCATGGTCGCGAAAATGCCCAGGAACAGCCAACCGACTTCGCGGATGGGTTCGAAATTGAACTCGTTCTTGGCCATGGCCTCCTTGTCGGCCGTAACGTAGGCCAGGCCCGCCACCGAGAGCATGATGATTTCCCGGATGCCGAACGGCACTCCGAACAGGTCGTGCAGGTTGGGTACCCACGGGAAGACGTTCGGGTCAATGAAGACGGCAGCGATGATGATGGCCACCCAGAAGAAGCTCTTCGTGCCCTGGAGCGAAATCACCGGCTTGTCGGGGTCCGGATCGGGGCTGGTTTCCTTGTTGCGCGTGTCCAGGAACCAGAACACCGCCAGGATCATGATGGTGGCCGGAAACCAGATGTACCAGACATGGGTGAATGTCCAGAAGAACGGCACACCGCGCAGGAAACCGAGGAACAGCGGCGGATCGCCGATGGGTGTGAGCGCGCCACCCACGTTCGCCACCAGGAAGATGAAGAACACGATGTGATACGCTTTCAGCCGACCTGCATTCAGGCGCATGTAGGCGCGGATGAACAGCATGGCCGAACCCGTCGTGGCAATCAGGTTGGCAATGACACTGGCCGCGAACAGCAGGATGATGTTGTTGCGGGCCGTACCGCGGGCATTGATGCTCACGAAGACACCGCTGGCGGCAATGAAGAGCGACGCCACGAGCGCAATGAATGAAATATATTCGGTGGCGGCGTGCTCCATGGCGATGGGCGCCTTAAGTACGAAGAAGTAGTACACGGCCACGATCAGGCCGAGCCCCACCGAGTATTTGGGATAATGATGGTGCCAGTGGTGGGCGAAGAACAGGGGACCCGTGGCAATGAGCAGCAGGATGGCGACGAACGGCAGCACCATCCAGACCGGCGGGAGCGGGCCATGGGCATCGTCCCCGTGGGCATCCTCCTGGGCGTGGGCGTCCGTGGTCATCACGGTATCGGCCGCTGCGGCGGTCGAGTCCTGGGCAAGCGCATCGGGCACGGCCACCAGGGCCAGCCCGAGTATCAACAGGAGGACAAGTTTTCGCATCGTTCAGGAAAAACGGGGCTATTGGATTTCGATGGCCGACTGCGGCGCCGATTGGGGCGCTGTCGCCCGCTTCGTCTCGATGGTCTGCAGGAGCTCCGTAACGGCAGGCTCGCTCTTGTCCAGGAAGGGCTTGGGCATGACGCCCATGACCACCATGAGGACCAGGAGCGGAATGAGGATGCCGAGCTCGCGCGCGTTCAGATCCTTCATGTTCCGGTTCTCATCGCTCTCCAGGGGACCCCAGAACGTGCTGTAGACCATGTAAAGCAAGTAAACCGCCGCCAGGATGACGCCCGTCGTGGCTACGATGACCAGGAACGGACTGCCGAGCGCCGTGCTCTTGAAGGCGCCGATCAGGATGAGGAATTCACCCACGAAGCCGTTCAGGCCCGGGAGGCCGGCCGAAGCCAGGACGCTCACAATCATGAAAAAGGTCAGGACCGGGACGGACCGCGCAATGCCGCCGAAGTCGGACATGAGCCGCGTATGGCGACGCTCATAGAGCATGCCCACAATGAGGAACAGCGCGCCGGTCGAAATGCCGTGGTTGATCATCTGGATCATGGCGCCCTGCATGGCTTCGGTATTGAACGCGAAGATGCCGAGCACCACGAATCCGAGGTGGCTCACGGACGAGTAGGCCACGAGTTTCTTGGCGTCCGTCTGCGCGCGCGAAACCAGGGCGCCGTACACGATGCCGATGACCGCCAGGACCGCGAACAGCATGCCGT belongs to Rhodothermales bacterium and includes:
- a CDS encoding 4a-hydroxytetrahydrobiopterin dehydratase is translated as MSNATLTENAIRDALQSLPGWEWSDNALKKTFSFGSFKEAMGFMVRLAFEAEALNHHPELTNVYNRVDVSLTTHDAGNTVTQKDLELANRIESLSWV
- a CDS encoding sodium:proton antiporter, with product MRKLVLLLILGLALVAVPDALAQDSTAAAADTVMTTDAHAQEDAHGDDAHGPLPPVWMVLPFVAILLLIATGPLFFAHHWHHHYPKYSVGLGLIVAVYYFFVLKAPIAMEHAATEYISFIALVASLFIAASGVFVSINARGTARNNIILLFAASVIANLIATTGSAMLFIRAYMRLNAGRLKAYHIVFFIFLVANVGGALTPIGDPPLFLGFLRGVPFFWTFTHVWYIWFPATIMILAVFWFLDTRNKETSPDPDPDKPVISLQGTKSFFWVAIIIAAVFIDPNVFPWVPNLHDLFGVPFGIREIIMLSVAGLAYVTADKEAMAKNEFNFEPIREVGWLFLGIFATMQPALQLISNYAAGHADSLTVGLFYWATGILSGILDNAPTYLNFLAAAMGKFGLDVNDPAAVLQFANAIDSVIFLQAISVAAVFFGAMSYIGNAPNFMVKAIAESNGVETPSFMGYILRYSIPVLLPIYLVIYLVFFSGYIL